From Sardina pilchardus chromosome 9, fSarPil1.1, whole genome shotgun sequence, a single genomic window includes:
- the LOC134092477 gene encoding transmembrane reductase CYB561D2 isoform X1 → MTQSVQSEPWIYGVSRFLFGSLAHVVSAVFTVFVAVLSNPGSSLFSWHPFLMTLAFSFFMTEAVLLFSPHSSPVRKLSHKTKGRLHWVLQCLCVTCACLGFSAISYNKHLNGKPHFTSWHGLLGLVTVVIVGLQSLAALPLIYIKLAKGWSLAKLKRYHAVTGLLTYLLGSGSLLLGLWSAWFTGTVNGHLWYLAVLCPSLSALVVMSQVTNAYLARKQMKS, encoded by the exons ATGACACAGTCGGTGCAGTCGGAGCCTTGGATTTACGGGGTCTCAAGGTTTTTATTCGGGTCTCTCGCTCATGTTGTATCCGCGGTGTTCACAGTGTTTGTGGCGGTGCTGTCCAACCCGGGATCGA GTCTGTTCTCCTGGCATCCCTTCCTCATGACACTAGCG TTCTCCTTCTTCATGACTGAGGCCGTGCTGCTCTTCTCTCCACACTCTTCTCCGGTCCGCAAACTTTCCCACAAGACCAAAGGCCGTCTGCACTGGGTGCTGCAGTGCCTGTGTGTCACCTGTGCCTGCCTGGGCTTCAGTGCCATCTCctacaataaacacttgaacGGCAAACCTCACTTCACGTCCTGGCACGGTCTCCTGGGCCTTGTGACGGTGGTGATCGTGGGGCTCCAGTCGCTCGCTGCCCTGCCGCTGATCTACATCAAACTGGCCAAGGGCTGGTCGCTGGCGAAGCTGAAGCGGTACCATGCGGTGACGGGCCTGCTGACGTACCTGCTGGGCAGTGGCAGTCTGCTGCTGGGCCTCTGGTCAGCGTGGTTCACCGGCACGGTGAACGGACATCTCTGGTACCTCGCCGTGCTCTGTCCCTCGCTGAGCGCTCTGGTGGTCATGAGCCAGGTCACTAATGCCTATCTGGCCAGGAAACAGATGAAGTCCTGA
- the LOC134092477 gene encoding transmembrane reductase CYB561D2 isoform X2, translating to MTLAFSFFMTEAVLLFSPHSSPVRKLSHKTKGRLHWVLQCLCVTCACLGFSAISYNKHLNGKPHFTSWHGLLGLVTVVIVGLQSLAALPLIYIKLAKGWSLAKLKRYHAVTGLLTYLLGSGSLLLGLWSAWFTGTVNGHLWYLAVLCPSLSALVVMSQVTNAYLARKQMKS from the exons ATGACACTAGCG TTCTCCTTCTTCATGACTGAGGCCGTGCTGCTCTTCTCTCCACACTCTTCTCCGGTCCGCAAACTTTCCCACAAGACCAAAGGCCGTCTGCACTGGGTGCTGCAGTGCCTGTGTGTCACCTGTGCCTGCCTGGGCTTCAGTGCCATCTCctacaataaacacttgaacGGCAAACCTCACTTCACGTCCTGGCACGGTCTCCTGGGCCTTGTGACGGTGGTGATCGTGGGGCTCCAGTCGCTCGCTGCCCTGCCGCTGATCTACATCAAACTGGCCAAGGGCTGGTCGCTGGCGAAGCTGAAGCGGTACCATGCGGTGACGGGCCTGCTGACGTACCTGCTGGGCAGTGGCAGTCTGCTGCTGGGCCTCTGGTCAGCGTGGTTCACCGGCACGGTGAACGGACATCTCTGGTACCTCGCCGTGCTCTGTCCCTCGCTGAGCGCTCTGGTGGTCATGAGCCAGGTCACTAATGCCTATCTGGCCAGGAAACAGATGAAGTCCTGA